A genomic window from Gammaproteobacteria bacterium includes:
- a CDS encoding TRAP transporter small permease translates to MPDTAGRMAGRLLTGLLATFLGAMLLLAAAQILWRNVFRMSIPYSEQLLEWLVLWIAMLGAMAASVGSRHITIDALSQVLSKPARRWAGVTAQFFALVACLALFLICGSYWLDTMSYGETTLGGLPRWAFEAILPVAFAVMAGAHLAHMVSLLRHGRLAGGAETAGPPTAD, encoded by the coding sequence GTGCCGGACACGGCGGGAAGGATGGCCGGGCGGCTGCTGACCGGCCTGCTGGCCACTTTTCTGGGCGCCATGCTCCTTCTGGCGGCCGCTCAGATCCTCTGGCGCAACGTCTTCCGCATGTCGATTCCGTACAGCGAGCAGTTGCTGGAATGGCTGGTGCTCTGGATCGCCATGCTGGGCGCGATGGCGGCCAGCGTCGGCAGCCGCCACATCACGATCGACGCGCTCTCGCAGGTGCTTTCGAAGCCGGCCCGCAGGTGGGCCGGTGTCACCGCGCAGTTCTTCGCACTGGTCGCTTGCCTGGCGCTGTTCCTGATCTGCGGGTCCTACTGGCTGGACACGATGAGCTATGGCGAAACCACGCTGGGCGGACTGCCGCGATGGGCATTCGAGGCCATTCTGCCGGTCGCCTTTGCCGTGATGGCGGGCGCCCACCTGGCTCACATGGTTTCGCTGCTACGGCACGGCCGCCTCGCCGGGGGCGCGGAAACCGCCGGCCCTCCGACGGCGGACTGA
- a CDS encoding ABC transporter ATP-binding protein encodes MLVAENVTYSYWGQEKPAVREAGVRVSPGSIVALVGPNGAGKTTLILCLAGLFEPHAGRIARHGADVRDGLRRHRARTGFLSEHYGLYSGLTARQSMEYAAQSRARAFPELLSSAARNEAIEQVAEECMVADLLDKDLDTLSRGQRQLLAMAEVEISRPPLLLLDEPASGLDPDHRELLAARLEELRAEGRAILVSSHILAELEEYATDLVVMQEGATLPQQSGLSPGSLRDVYRRLRAEARGGGHA; translated from the coding sequence ATGCTTGTAGCCGAGAACGTCACCTACAGCTACTGGGGGCAGGAGAAGCCCGCGGTTCGTGAGGCCGGCGTCCGGGTTTCTCCGGGCAGCATCGTGGCGCTGGTGGGGCCGAACGGCGCCGGGAAGACCACGCTGATCCTGTGCCTTGCGGGCCTGTTCGAGCCGCACGCGGGCCGAATCGCCCGGCATGGCGCCGACGTCCGAGACGGCCTTCGCCGGCACCGGGCGCGCACCGGTTTTCTGTCGGAGCACTACGGGCTGTATTCCGGGCTGACCGCGCGCCAGAGCATGGAATACGCGGCGCAGTCCCGCGCGCGCGCGTTTCCCGAGCTGCTATCGTCGGCGGCGCGCAACGAAGCGATCGAACAGGTGGCCGAGGAGTGCATGGTGGCGGACCTTCTGGACAAGGACCTCGACACGCTCTCGCGCGGACAGCGTCAGCTTCTTGCGATGGCCGAGGTCGAAATATCGCGTCCCCCGCTGCTGCTCCTCGACGAACCGGCATCCGGACTGGACCCCGATCACCGCGAGCTACTGGCGGCCAGGCTGGAAGAGCTGCGCGCGGAGGGCCGCGCGATCCTCGTGTCCTCGCACATCCTGGCGGAACTCGAGGAATACGCCACCGACCTGGTGGTGATGCAGGAAGGTGCGACCCTGCCGCAGCAGAGCGGGCTGTCGCCGGGCAGCCTTCGCGACGTCTATCGGCGGTTGCGCGCCGAGGCGCGTGGGGGCGGTCATGCGTGA
- a CDS encoding 50S ribosomal protein L19: MTNLIEQLEAEQIRTDLPDFSPGDTVVVQVRVREGQRQRLQAFEGVVIAKRNRGLNSSFTVRKISHGEGVERVFQTHSPMIAGVKVKRRGDVRRAKLYYLRQRRGRSARIREKL; the protein is encoded by the coding sequence ATGACTAACCTCATTGAACAACTTGAAGCGGAACAAATCCGCACCGACCTGCCCGATTTTTCTCCGGGAGACACGGTGGTGGTGCAGGTGCGCGTGCGCGAGGGGCAGCGGCAGCGTTTGCAGGCTTTTGAAGGCGTCGTGATCGCCAAGCGCAACCGGGGACTCAACTCCTCCTTTACCGTGCGCAAGATCTCGCACGGCGAAGGCGTCGAGCGGGTGTTTCAGACCCACAGCCCGATGATCGCCGGGGTCAAGGTCAAACGCCGCGGCGACGTGCGGCGCGCCAAGCTCTACTACCTTCGACAGCGGCGCGGGCGGAGCGCGAGAATTCGCGAGAAGCTATGA
- the sppA gene encoding signal peptide peptidase SppA — MIGKLFRAIWTGVDGFRKVIHLVLMIFVFVVMLAALGSGQTAVKIEDGTVLLLNPSGVLVHELSAGELDLELLSMNDEPPAETLVRDVVRALRHAAGDDRIAAVLVDIDGLAGGGFTKLQDIAAAMREFRESGKPMISYSSWYGQSGYLLASQADEVFVHDYGGVDIRGMGRWRMYYAEMFNKLGIDPHVFRIGEYKSFVEPYFRNNMSDEDRQSAEQWLGALWGEYQREVTEARELAADALDQYAANLTGALEGAGGDLARVNLEAGLVDAIHNDETFKEYMKERFGDSEDGEYHKVGFADYLTVADRENPLHSDDENKVGVVVVAGSIIDGSAGPGAAAGDSIAKLVRHAAEEDDIKALVLQVDSPGGSAFASEVISGAVATVSEAGKPVVVSMSSVAASGGYYVAAEADEIWAYSGTITGSIGVGAVFFTAPKLLERIGFTEDGLGTTPLSEQGRIGADLDEGLRRQVDAQIGRVYERFVGHVSQGRGMSFDEVDDIGRGRVWIGSDAASINLVDRIGTLEDAAESAAGLAGMEEGDYSVERIERKRPFFTGLSEFFQLRLARLKQRLGIGSEPDRFMDAVQQARKILNAELDQLAQLNDPRGFYYHCGTCAAY, encoded by the coding sequence ATGATCGGGAAGTTATTTCGTGCGATCTGGACAGGTGTCGACGGTTTTCGGAAGGTCATTCACCTGGTCCTGATGATCTTCGTGTTCGTTGTGATGCTGGCGGCGCTGGGTTCGGGCCAGACGGCCGTGAAAATCGAGGACGGCACCGTCCTGCTTCTGAATCCATCCGGTGTGCTGGTGCATGAACTCAGTGCAGGAGAGCTTGATCTCGAATTGCTGAGCATGAACGACGAGCCGCCGGCCGAAACGCTGGTACGGGACGTTGTGCGGGCGCTCAGGCACGCCGCCGGGGACGACCGGATCGCGGCCGTGCTGGTGGACATCGACGGACTTGCCGGCGGCGGCTTCACCAAGCTGCAGGACATCGCCGCGGCGATGCGCGAGTTCCGGGAGTCGGGCAAACCCATGATCAGCTATTCGAGCTGGTACGGACAGAGCGGCTACCTGCTGGCGTCCCAGGCGGACGAGGTGTTCGTGCATGACTACGGTGGGGTGGACATCCGCGGCATGGGTCGCTGGCGGATGTACTACGCCGAAATGTTCAACAAACTCGGCATCGACCCGCACGTGTTCCGGATAGGCGAATACAAGTCCTTTGTCGAGCCCTATTTCCGCAACAACATGTCGGACGAGGACCGGCAGAGCGCCGAACAGTGGCTGGGCGCACTCTGGGGCGAGTATCAGCGCGAGGTCACGGAGGCCCGGGAGCTGGCCGCGGACGCGCTGGACCAGTACGCGGCGAACCTCACCGGGGCCCTGGAGGGTGCGGGGGGCGACCTGGCGCGGGTCAACCTCGAGGCCGGCCTGGTCGATGCGATACACAACGACGAGACCTTCAAGGAATACATGAAGGAACGCTTCGGTGATTCCGAGGACGGCGAATACCACAAGGTCGGATTCGCGGACTACCTGACGGTGGCCGACCGCGAGAACCCGCTGCACTCCGACGACGAAAACAAGGTGGGCGTGGTTGTGGTGGCCGGTTCCATCATTGACGGCAGCGCCGGTCCCGGCGCCGCCGCCGGCGACAGCATCGCCAAGCTGGTCCGGCATGCCGCCGAGGAGGACGATATCAAGGCCCTGGTGCTGCAGGTGGACAGCCCGGGAGGCAGCGCGTTCGCGTCCGAAGTGATTTCCGGCGCGGTTGCGACCGTTTCCGAGGCCGGCAAGCCGGTCGTGGTTTCCATGAGCAGCGTGGCGGCCTCCGGCGGTTACTACGTCGCCGCCGAAGCCGACGAGATCTGGGCCTATTCGGGAACCATTACCGGGTCGATCGGAGTGGGCGCGGTGTTCTTTACCGCGCCCAAGCTGCTCGAGCGTATCGGCTTTACCGAAGACGGGCTGGGCACGACGCCGCTGTCCGAACAGGGCCGTATCGGCGCGGACCTGGACGAAGGGCTCCGCCGGCAGGTCGATGCGCAGATCGGCAGGGTCTATGAGCGTTTCGTGGGCCATGTGTCGCAGGGGCGGGGCATGAGCTTTGACGAAGTGGACGATATCGGCCGCGGCCGCGTCTGGATCGGTTCCGATGCCGCGTCCATCAACCTCGTTGACCGTATCGGCACGCTGGAAGACGCGGCCGAGAGCGCCGCCGGGCTGGCCGGTATGGAAGAGGGCGACTACAGCGTGGAGCGGATCGAGCGCAAGCGCCCCTTCTTTACGGGCCTGAGCGAGTTCTTCCAGCTTCGCTTGGCGAGGCTCAAGCAAAGGCTCGGCATTGGTTCGGAGCCGGACCGGTTCATGGACGCGGTCCAGCAGGCGAGAAAGATATTGAACGCCGAACTGGACCAGCTCGCGCAGCTCAACGACCCGCGCGGCTTCTACTACCACTGCGGAACCTGCGCTGCCTATTGA
- a CDS encoding ABC transporter permease, which translates to MREFIARLNPELLRGWRAEATRLRLAITLLLSAGVAWCIQLAWDWSALGRAGAIAFGIFSFVVTPIRIVGAIAEEHNRHTWQRQRMSALSPAQLMLGKAFGATALTDLAALCALVCWGLGVYLPGENPVVLGGAPPEAAEAIAERMRAGFPVNAWLMVCANLFARLLALALAIRNCDRSRAARGRSFVVAILLALLLTSPLTALKEGLAGRLSGEAGDAALWFGFVPMSGDAFWAASGFAFVAFAAFWCWCAARETLSGRRFAVEAPVIGLGLGLWWAGTAYAAADAARFVSIEGGYGPGRYATAALLLILTAIAYLWGVAERVDRRRAREFLAAPSLRAMPAWLLILLLADVTVAVHLVAGAFATGGELGYIQQNFWAISLLGFLVRDMGILFLVLAGRVRRWPELAALASWLVLGLFIPGALSGAEAAVGTFELYLLFSPIALQEATGHLVIGAVSAWVQAGLVVSWLIWRGRAQGGNEYVESNA; encoded by the coding sequence ATGCGTGAATTCATTGCCCGCCTGAATCCCGAACTCCTGCGCGGATGGCGGGCGGAAGCCACGCGATTGCGCCTGGCAATCACGCTGCTGCTTTCGGCGGGGGTGGCCTGGTGCATCCAGCTGGCCTGGGATTGGTCCGCGCTTGGCCGGGCCGGCGCCATCGCGTTCGGCATATTCAGCTTTGTGGTCACGCCCATCCGAATCGTCGGCGCAATCGCGGAAGAGCACAACCGGCATACCTGGCAGCGCCAGCGGATGAGCGCGCTCAGCCCGGCGCAATTGATGCTGGGCAAGGCATTCGGCGCAACCGCCCTGACCGACCTGGCGGCGCTTTGCGCGCTGGTCTGCTGGGGGCTGGGGGTGTATTTGCCGGGGGAGAATCCGGTCGTCCTGGGTGGCGCGCCGCCCGAGGCCGCCGAGGCGATTGCTGAGCGAATGCGCGCCGGATTCCCGGTGAACGCCTGGCTGATGGTTTGCGCCAACCTGTTCGCGCGCCTCCTCGCGCTGGCACTGGCGATTCGCAACTGCGACCGCTCCAGGGCGGCGCGCGGCCGGTCCTTCGTCGTCGCGATCCTGCTGGCGCTGTTGCTGACCAGTCCGCTGACGGCCCTGAAGGAAGGCTTGGCCGGCCGGCTCTCCGGCGAAGCGGGCGATGCGGCGCTGTGGTTCGGCTTCGTGCCCATGAGCGGCGACGCCTTCTGGGCGGCAAGCGGGTTTGCATTCGTCGCGTTCGCGGCATTCTGGTGCTGGTGCGCAGCCCGCGAGACCCTCAGCGGGAGACGTTTCGCGGTGGAAGCTCCGGTGATTGGGCTCGGCCTGGGCCTCTGGTGGGCGGGCACGGCTTATGCGGCGGCCGACGCCGCACGGTTCGTTTCGATTGAAGGCGGCTACGGGCCCGGCCGGTACGCGACCGCGGCCCTGTTATTGATCCTGACGGCCATCGCGTACCTCTGGGGGGTGGCGGAGCGCGTGGACCGAAGAAGGGCGCGGGAATTCCTGGCCGCGCCCAGCTTGCGGGCCATGCCCGCCTGGTTGCTGATCCTGCTGCTGGCGGATGTAACTGTCGCGGTGCACCTGGTCGCCGGAGCGTTCGCAACGGGCGGTGAGTTGGGCTACATACAACAGAACTTCTGGGCCATCAGCCTGCTCGGGTTCCTGGTCCGCGACATGGGCATCCTGTTCCTGGTGCTGGCCGGGAGGGTTCGCCGTTGGCCCGAGTTGGCCGCGCTGGCCTCCTGGCTGGTGCTGGGCCTGTTCATTCCCGGAGCCCTGAGCGGGGCTGAGGCCGCCGTGGGAACATTCGAGCTGTACCTGCTGTTTTCTCCGATCGCATTGCAGGAGGCGACGGGGCATCTCGTCATCGGGGCGGTTTCGGCCTGGGTGCAGGCGGGCCTGGTGGTAAGTTGGCTGATCTGGCGCGGCCGCGCGCAGGGAGGTAATGAATATGTCGAAAGCAACGCGTAG
- a CDS encoding sorbosone dehydrogenase family protein, which produces MIRKTTLALCAPAVLAFAAGGAHADFDIGEVRLPPGFEIEEYVTGLRNARGLAIGENGTLFVGTRNAGKVYAVRNPGGPGQEIIELASRLILPNGVAVRGSSLFVAEVHRILEYENIEQRLGEGISPRVFHDGLPTARHHGWRAMGFAPDGWLYVAVGAPCNVCDSYATIERIPAQGGEREVYARGVRNSVGLAWHPETGELWFTENGRDLMGDDIPPCELNHAPRPGMHFGFPFCHGTDIPDPDGKWAALGDCASAVPPAQELGPHTAPVGLTFYTGDAFPAEYKGRLFVAEHGSWNRSRKIGYRVMMLELEGNEVVSYEPFAEGWLRDEETLGRPAYVIEDGEGNLLISDDHRGVVYRVRYTGA; this is translated from the coding sequence ATGATTCGAAAAACTACTCTTGCATTGTGCGCCCCTGCGGTGCTTGCGTTCGCCGCCGGCGGGGCGCACGCGGACTTTGACATTGGCGAAGTCCGCTTGCCGCCGGGCTTCGAGATAGAGGAGTACGTGACCGGCCTGCGAAACGCCCGCGGGCTTGCGATCGGCGAGAACGGCACGCTGTTCGTCGGCACCCGGAACGCCGGGAAGGTGTACGCGGTGCGCAATCCGGGCGGCCCCGGCCAGGAGATCATCGAACTGGCCTCGCGCCTGATCCTGCCGAACGGCGTGGCGGTGCGCGGTTCCTCGCTGTTCGTGGCGGAGGTTCACCGCATTCTGGAATACGAAAACATCGAACAGCGGCTCGGGGAGGGCATCAGCCCCAGGGTGTTTCATGACGGCCTTCCCACCGCCCGGCATCACGGCTGGCGGGCCATGGGCTTCGCGCCCGACGGCTGGCTGTACGTGGCGGTAGGCGCGCCCTGCAACGTTTGCGACAGCTATGCAACGATCGAGCGTATTCCGGCGCAAGGCGGCGAACGCGAGGTCTATGCGCGGGGCGTGCGCAACAGCGTGGGCCTGGCCTGGCACCCGGAAACCGGCGAGCTCTGGTTCACGGAAAACGGACGGGACCTGATGGGCGACGACATTCCGCCGTGCGAGCTGAACCATGCTCCGCGGCCCGGCATGCACTTCGGTTTCCCTTTCTGTCACGGCACGGACATTCCCGACCCGGACGGAAAATGGGCGGCGCTGGGCGATTGCGCCTCGGCCGTGCCCCCGGCGCAGGAACTGGGGCCCCACACCGCGCCGGTAGGCTTGACGTTCTACACCGGCGACGCCTTTCCCGCCGAATACAAGGGGCGGCTTTTCGTTGCCGAGCACGGCAGCTGGAACCGCAGCAGGAAAATCGGCTACCGGGTGATGATGCTCGAACTCGAGGGCAATGAAGTCGTGAGCTACGAGCCTTTCGCCGAGGGCTGGTTGCGCGATGAAGAGACGCTTGGACGACCGGCTTACGTCATCGAGGATGGGGAGGGCAACCTGCTGATCAGCGACGACCACCGCGGCGTCGTATACCGCGTGCGCTACACGGGCGCCTGA
- the rimM gene encoding 16S rRNA processing protein RimM yields MGRLGAARGLQGWLRVKSFADPPEQLENYRTWNLLVNDQCREMTLRRLRITPRGLECRLDGIETRDAAEELRGAEIRVKRADLPPAGEKEWYWADLEGLEVRNLEGRPLGRVRGLMATGANDVLIVQGERRRLIPFVQGSRVREVDLQARRLIVDWDPAD; encoded by the coding sequence ATGGGCCGGCTGGGCGCCGCCCGGGGACTGCAAGGCTGGCTCAGGGTGAAGTCCTTTGCCGATCCGCCGGAGCAACTTGAGAATTACCGTACCTGGAATCTGCTCGTGAACGATCAGTGCAGGGAAATGACCTTGCGGCGCTTGCGGATCACGCCCCGGGGCCTGGAATGCCGTCTGGACGGGATAGAGACGCGCGATGCGGCGGAAGAGCTGCGCGGCGCGGAAATCCGGGTGAAACGCGCGGATTTGCCGCCGGCCGGCGAGAAGGAGTGGTATTGGGCCGACCTGGAGGGTCTGGAAGTGCGTAACCTCGAGGGCCGGCCCCTGGGCCGGGTGCGCGGCCTGATGGCCACCGGCGCCAACGACGTGCTGATCGTGCAGGGTGAACGCAGGCGGCTGATCCCCTTCGTGCAGGGCAGCCGGGTACGCGAGGTCGACCTTCAGGCGCGCCGGCTGATCGTGGACTGGGACCCGGCGGATTAG
- a CDS encoding TRAP transporter large permease subunit, whose product MHWIVLGLLAVLGVPLFAVIAGGAMLGYLGADIPLASIAIEILGVATLPALVAIPLFCFAGYVLAESPAPRLLVRLSEALVGWMPGGLAVFALAICALFTAFTGASGITIIAMGALLYPALKQARYPEGFSLGLVTTGGSLGLLFAPSLPLILYGVVSETRIDSLFRAGVLPGLAMIVLLAAYCLWVNRSERRPLSSFDWREVAGAVRAAGWELPLPVIVLGGIYSGYFAISEAAAVTALYVVIVEVFIRRAIPLSRLPLIMRDSMTLVGGILLILAVSLASTNLMIDAEVPQRLLAVVGKVVSGPVTFMLALLVFLLILGAFLDIFSAIVLVVPLILPVAAQFGVHPVHLGIIFLATMQLGYLTPPVGLNLFIASYRFEQPIVRVYLASLPFLLVLMASVLLIAFWPSLSLWMIGT is encoded by the coding sequence ATGCACTGGATCGTTCTCGGGCTGCTGGCCGTTCTGGGCGTGCCGCTTTTCGCGGTCATCGCGGGCGGAGCGATGCTCGGTTACCTGGGCGCAGACATTCCCCTGGCCTCCATAGCTATCGAAATACTGGGCGTGGCGACGCTGCCCGCGCTGGTCGCCATCCCCCTGTTCTGCTTCGCCGGTTACGTGCTGGCGGAGAGCCCGGCGCCGAGGCTGCTGGTGCGCCTGAGCGAGGCCCTGGTGGGGTGGATGCCCGGGGGACTGGCGGTCTTCGCATTGGCCATCTGCGCGCTGTTCACCGCCTTCACCGGCGCGTCGGGCATCACCATCATCGCGATGGGCGCCTTGCTCTATCCGGCGCTGAAACAGGCGCGCTACCCGGAAGGGTTTTCTCTTGGGCTGGTCACCACCGGCGGCAGCCTGGGGCTCTTGTTCGCGCCTTCGCTGCCGCTGATTCTTTACGGCGTCGTGTCCGAAACCCGCATCGATTCGCTGTTCAGGGCCGGCGTGCTGCCCGGCCTGGCGATGATCGTTCTCCTTGCGGCGTACTGCCTTTGGGTCAACCGCAGCGAACGCCGGCCGCTGTCCAGCTTCGATTGGCGCGAAGTCGCCGGCGCCGTCAGGGCCGCGGGCTGGGAGCTGCCGTTGCCGGTCATCGTGCTGGGCGGCATCTATTCCGGCTACTTTGCGATTTCCGAGGCGGCGGCGGTAACGGCGCTCTACGTCGTGATCGTGGAAGTGTTCATACGCCGCGCCATCCCGCTTTCGCGCCTGCCTCTGATCATGCGCGATTCGATGACGCTGGTGGGCGGCATACTGCTGATCCTGGCGGTATCGCTGGCGTCCACCAACCTGATGATCGACGCCGAGGTGCCGCAGCGGCTGCTGGCGGTGGTCGGCAAGGTCGTGAGCGGGCCTGTGACTTTCATGCTGGCCTTGCTGGTCTTCCTGCTGATCCTGGGCGCTTTCCTGGACATCTTCTCCGCCATTGTCCTGGTCGTGCCGCTGATCCTCCCGGTCGCCGCCCAGTTCGGCGTGCACCCGGTTCACCTGGGCATCATTTTCCTGGCGACCATGCAGTTGGGTTACCTCACGCCTCCCGTGGGCCTCAACCTGTTCATTGCGAGCTATCGGTTCGAGCAGCCGATCGTTCGCGTTTACCTGGCCAGCCTGCCGTTTCTGCTGGTGCTCATGGCGTCGGTGCTGCTGATCGCCTTCTGGCCCTCGCTTTCCCTTTGGATGATCGGAACATGA
- the trmD gene encoding tRNA (guanosine(37)-N1)-methyltransferase TrmD encodes MHITTVCLHPEMVLDAFKGGVCGRALEAGVASLRCVNPRNFAAGPHRNVDDRPYGGGPGMVLSPEPLLAAVRAARASAPGGAPVIFLTPQGGRFTQRRARELAAGLGMVLVAGRYEGIDERVVELEADEELSLGDFVLSGGELAACAVIDAVVRLLPGALGDDRSAEEDSFSVGLLDFPQYTRPAVVEGRAAPEVLLSGDHEQVRTWRLKQSLGRTWARRPELLSGRTLNERESRLLAEFQAEYDIKIRDAKDD; translated from the coding sequence ATGCATATCACTACCGTATGCCTGCACCCGGAGATGGTGCTGGACGCCTTCAAGGGCGGCGTTTGCGGCCGGGCGCTGGAAGCCGGCGTGGCCAGTCTGCGCTGCGTGAACCCGAGGAATTTCGCCGCCGGACCTCATCGCAACGTGGACGACCGCCCCTACGGCGGAGGCCCCGGCATGGTCCTGAGCCCCGAGCCCCTGCTGGCGGCGGTAAGGGCGGCCCGCGCCAGTGCGCCCGGCGGCGCGCCGGTCATCTTCCTCACTCCGCAGGGCGGGCGCTTTACCCAGCGGCGCGCAAGGGAACTGGCGGCCGGCCTCGGCATGGTGCTGGTCGCCGGGCGCTACGAGGGGATCGACGAACGCGTGGTGGAACTGGAAGCCGACGAGGAGCTGTCGCTGGGCGATTTCGTCCTGAGCGGCGGCGAACTGGCCGCTTGCGCGGTGATCGATGCGGTGGTGCGGCTGTTGCCCGGGGCGCTGGGGGACGATCGCTCGGCCGAGGAAGACTCGTTTTCCGTTGGCCTTCTGGATTTTCCGCAGTACACTCGGCCCGCCGTGGTCGAAGGCCGGGCGGCGCCGGAGGTGTTGCTGAGCGGCGATCACGAGCAGGTGCGGACGTGGCGCCTGAAGCAGTCGCTGGGCCGCACCTGGGCGCGCCGGCCGGAATTGCTCTCCGGGCGGACCCTGAATGAACGGGAAAGCCGGCTGCTGGCGGAGTTCCAGGCGGAATACGACATTAAAATACGGGACGCGAAAGATGACTAA
- the rpsP gene encoding 30S ribosomal protein S16 yields MVGIRLSRHGAKKRPFYHIVVTDRRNKRNGRFIERLGFYNPIATGGEQPLKLALDRVDYWLGQGAQPSERVRQLIRRRRMEGDLAAKAAEEAAAATEPPEQDAAEEEAAAEEVAAETAPAEEVEADEAPAEEAVAEEAPAEESAVEKTAEADGEPEESAAEAEAASEETAEESAAPAEAEETAAAEAEGEGESEQAAADDAAEPDEAAPDDDGAEEDGEDATATEKDSG; encoded by the coding sequence ATGGTAGGCATACGGCTATCCCGGCATGGGGCCAAGAAGCGGCCCTTCTATCACATTGTCGTTACCGACCGGCGCAACAAGCGCAACGGCCGGTTCATCGAGCGGCTGGGTTTCTACAACCCCATAGCGACCGGCGGCGAGCAGCCCCTGAAGCTGGCCCTGGATCGCGTCGATTACTGGCTGGGACAGGGCGCACAGCCTTCCGAACGTGTGCGGCAACTGATTCGCCGGCGCCGCATGGAAGGCGACCTGGCGGCGAAAGCGGCCGAGGAAGCAGCCGCTGCGACGGAGCCCCCGGAGCAAGACGCTGCGGAGGAAGAGGCGGCGGCCGAAGAGGTTGCGGCGGAGACGGCTCCGGCTGAAGAAGTCGAGGCCGACGAAGCTCCCGCGGAAGAGGCTGTGGCCGAAGAGGCGCCTGCGGAAGAGTCCGCCGTGGAAAAGACGGCCGAGGCGGACGGCGAACCCGAAGAGAGTGCCGCCGAGGCGGAAGCGGCGAGCGAGGAAACCGCCGAAGAGTCCGCTGCGCCTGCAGAAGCCGAAGAAACTGCCGCGGCCGAGGCGGAAGGCGAGGGCGAATCCGAACAGGCTGCGGCGGACGACGCAGCAGAACCCGACGAGGCAGCGCCTGATGACGACGGCGCCGAGGAAGATGGCGAAGACGCCACCGCGACCGAGAAGGACTCCGGCTGA
- a CDS encoding C4-dicarboxylate ABC transporter: MITSEYVPLRSAALIVAALLAAGPLSAQTLKIATVTPEGSAWMRDMRAAAAEIRERTGGQVQVKFYGGGTQGDDLRVLRKIRVGQLQGAVLTSSALAGRYPDVLQYGLPLLFRSRDEMLFVRERFDPVLADGLLDSGYETFGFGSLGFARIMSGRNPVVRLEDARGLKIWVPEGDDIGLRSMRSVGLAPVQLPISDVLVGLQTGLVEVIVTPPSGAILLQWHTRLRYVTDFPVVFAFGLLAMDRRAFGRLSEPNQAIVRQVFGALAAQLDRRDAQDNLEAGQALKNSGLEYLAPTSDEVLRWRRAFTRIYPELVREAGMSRGMHEEIVHALDEFRGESGSG, translated from the coding sequence ATGATTACTTCTGAGTACGTTCCGCTGCGGTCCGCCGCGTTGATCGTGGCCGCACTGTTGGCGGCCGGTCCGCTTTCGGCGCAGACGCTGAAGATCGCGACCGTTACGCCTGAGGGGTCGGCCTGGATGCGGGACATGCGCGCCGCGGCCGCGGAAATCCGCGAGCGCACCGGCGGACAGGTGCAGGTGAAGTTCTACGGTGGTGGTACGCAGGGCGACGACCTCAGGGTGCTGCGCAAGATTCGCGTCGGCCAGTTGCAGGGGGCGGTACTCACTTCAAGCGCACTGGCCGGCAGGTATCCGGACGTGCTTCAGTACGGGCTTCCGCTGTTGTTCCGTTCGCGCGACGAGATGCTGTTCGTGCGCGAGCGGTTTGACCCCGTTCTGGCGGACGGCCTGCTCGACAGCGGATACGAGACTTTCGGCTTCGGCAGCCTGGGCTTCGCCCGCATCATGTCGGGCAGGAATCCGGTGGTCCGGCTGGAGGACGCGCGCGGGCTGAAGATCTGGGTGCCCGAGGGCGACGACATCGGCCTGCGCTCGATGCGTTCGGTGGGCCTGGCCCCCGTCCAGCTTCCGATCTCCGACGTGCTGGTCGGGCTGCAGACGGGGTTGGTGGAGGTCATTGTGACGCCGCCTTCGGGCGCCATTCTGCTGCAATGGCACACACGCCTGCGCTACGTCACGGACTTCCCCGTGGTGTTCGCCTTCGGCTTGCTGGCGATGGACAGGAGGGCTTTCGGTCGGCTGTCCGAGCCCAACCAGGCGATAGTCCGCCAGGTCTTCGGCGCGCTGGCCGCCCAGCTAGACCGTCGCGACGCCCAGGACAACCTGGAAGCCGGGCAGGCGCTGAAGAACTCCGGGCTCGAATACCTGGCTCCGACGTCCGACGAGGTTCTCCGCTGGCGCCGGGCCTTCACGCGGATCTACCCCGAACTGGTGCGCGAAGCCGGAATGTCGCGCGGCATGCACGAGGAAATCGTGCATGCGCTTGACGAATTCCGCGGCGAATCGGGATCCGGCTGA